The region CGTACTTCCAAACCCCCTCGTCCTGACCCTCTGGAGGCTCCAGGATTTTGTCGATATTGGAGCAGTCTGATCGAATGTTCTGCTGAATgtactgaaacacagacatgaaaacacTTTAACAGAACCCTCACTGCAACATCATCATGATCACCTTTATATGACCATTATACACAAGTAATCTACTCAATATTCTACTTTCACAGCAGAACAAATAAAGGTTGATCAAATCCAGACAGGAGGCCCAAAGTTTGACCAAAGTCAGAGAGAGAATCGCTCTGTGATTCATTGCTGAGCTGAATCACAGGAACAATAAGGACTAACTTTGACAGATACTCAATTTGACTTCTTTGAGGCCTGAATTAAAAACCTCAGCTGACATGAGGAATGCATTTTTCCACTATATAACGAGCATACATTGTAATAGTGTTAGGAAGGGATAGCTTCACTGCGAGTATGAACAGGAGGATTGTTGACAGTGAGCATTCCTCCTGCAGTCTCAGTGTACAGACGGGCAAAGATATGATTTGTTTGAACACATCTGAAGTTGAGCGGCCTTTCTTAACGAGTGATGTTTTCCCCTGTTTTGAGCTGGTAGGCTCAGCGTTTTATTCGATGTTTCTATCGCTAATTTCAGCTGTGTTTCAATTCTGCTCCAAACATCATTAAGCCCGCCTTTCCATATCCCtgcgacatgattggctgttcatcatctttttcttcttctctttaatgttgGGTGGCAACTCTGTGAGGAATTTCAAGCAGGCATATAAACACCACCCGATGAATAatgctgcaaaaaggacagatttaaaaatacttttttacctactgcaattgcattTTATATCAAACTacattgtgggctcatgttttttgtatgggtggaacacctaaatttccctgctgggatgaataaagtatatcttatctttatcttaataGACAAACTAGTAATCACTGATTTCATTAATATATGTAAATTTCACAAATGTGTTAGTTTGTGTGGACAGCAGTgcttaattatgtttttatacaCCTGtaaaatttttgttttttcaatgtggaccccaggaagactGTCTGTGCTCTATTCTCAGGTACAGCTAAAGGGGATCCAAAAGAAATGACCCAAATAAACACTAATGACCAAATGGGAGGGCCACCCACACCCACatccacacccacacccacacacacacacctgttggaCAGCCAGGGTGCTGTCCATCTCCTCGAATGATTCATCCGGCCAGTTGTAGAAATCCTAGACATGGAGGAAAGACAATTTTAGGTTCGTGTAAACAATTCATCACATCTGACGTTAAACAGCAAAAATCAGATCAATCTACAACAAATATACGAATTATAAACACCTAAATATAACTTAAATTGTCTCGTTTCAGCGGGAATAGCTCAGCAGTTGTAGTTTACTAAAAGGATTTCGTTACGTCAGATGGGGGCGGGGGGGCAACTACTTCctgcaaacaaacacttaaCGAGCTTTAATGCCATGTAATAAGTGTGTGTATCGGGACCCTGAGTGAAATGTATTTACTAAATATGATTAATTGATTATTTTAGGAACAACGTCAACCTGTAGCATCAGGAAACCCGTAGAGTCGTTAAAGTTAACGTAACTCCAGGAAATAGACGGAGCGACAGCTAGCGGTAGCATTAGCGGAGCTGGCTATTTCCAGGTCAGGCCCTTCATGTATGCTGTCAAAATAGTCGCGCAAAAGATGTGCAGTAAAACACTTAAATTCCATTTAAATACGACTGTGGCGTCTCTGGGGCTGTTATCGGTcacgttttttttattcccaccGGGTGAAAACGCACCTTTGCCTTGGTTCCAGGCCGATTCCTCCTGAGAACTGCAGTACCCTCCGCCATGACCATCTCGACAGAATACCCGGATGTTCGTCAGCCGCTGGGTTGTATCAGCCAGACTCAACCCGCATTCAAGTTCACTCGAAATACTCGGAAATATGAGCTTCAATATTAGATAATGCCCTTGAAGGCTCTCTCGCTCGCAGGGCTAACAGTGTTTACGGTCCCAACCCAAAAACAGTGCATCAGTAGCCTTGTACAAGACTCTAGTCCTGGAAGCGGaaggcctgggttcgaatccgagtCTATGGTCTGCACTCTTCCCTTTCTCTATCCgcattttgtttcattaaatCACCTTAAAACATAACTCAACCTTTAATTCATTATCACCCGCTTTCTGCTGACTGAGGGTGGAAATGAAAGAGTTGAACCAGCATATTTACTGGTGGAATCGAACATACCATCCTTTCTCCAGTCGTTACAACAAATGGAAAAGTGAGTAAATTGTTGGTATACGATTTTCCAAGTTGACAGACTTGACATCAAATTACGTATAAACGTAGGCTTGTCAGAACCTTTTTCGATTACCTTTCTGCCTTGTTTGTCATTGtaatgtgttaaaatgttatAATAACCGTTAGCACCTTCCAATAGTTACCAAATTGaatcttgaaaaataaaatgaaaaagctttttacatttctatcaTGATGTTTCAACAACATGGGACGACCGACATCCGATATTCGAAAATCCGAGCATCTGCTGAGCACGTGAATGCACCCCGTCTTAATTTCATTAAAGTAGTGATTAAGAGTTCCTCTCTGGGTTGACTAAATTAGCCAGCTTCTTAAACTAATTAAACTACCCCAAATCCCCCTTTGGATTAAGCACAAAATGCTTCATTACAGAGCTGAAAGAGGGCTGTTTTCTGGAATCTACAAACTGGATACAAATATgtattatttaataatttaatatatattttttaaatgtttacatactttattaagaTTGGGTATATACCCTGTAATGTTAAgccatgcttctcacacacatagtcctgatataaacacacatgcacaaacagcatGTAAACCTtgtttggtccgcactgggacttgaaccggcagcCCTCTAactcccaacccaggtccctacagactgagatatTGCTGAATGTTATACAAGAAAGAAATACATCCACAGCAGTAAAATGTAAGCAACACGTTCATTCTGCAGCAATGCCTTTAAGTAACATGTGGTGCTGACAGGAAGcaaccagaggcagagcacaacatctacagctgttcttgagagttctaatcagcatcaaaaccatcctaaatatcatcatcattattaaggttgtaggtgttcataaagagctgggtctttagctttttcttaaaggtgcaaaggggctctgcagatcaaatggagtttagtagtttgttccaccactgGGGGGGCGACAGTAGTTAGAGACTTGGGGTCCtattgtgaaggttggatcagatgcctttcatCGGCAGAGCGTAGAGGGCGGGAGGGAgggtagacctggatgagagagtttaggtaaggaggagcagcagttttaaatttgatgcgagcaaaaactgggagggaggggagggagttGAACAGTGGAGTGACATGAGCTGTTTTGGGGAGGTTTGGGGAGTCACACTACTGCGTTTTATCACCAGAGGTTTCTTAGTGCATGCAGGAAGAGCTTCCTCTCAAAGCTCTGTGAAggcttcatttaaaaacatttcgagacaaacagacagaactcCAACAGTTCACCTTTATTATTGTAACAAAATGTGATAATTATTTACAATTGAAAtaacctttaataaaaaaaaaaaacaaagaaagaaaaaaagacagggaTGAGACAACATAATTTCTTCTCTTCAGGGATGACAGAGACGTCTACAGCCACAGAACTAAAGGAAGGCTCATTCGACGTATTTGCCGAGGATGTCTCCATCACGGAACAGGAAATAGTCctaaaggaggaaaaaaggaaattagAGGAGGAAGGCACCAAAACAAGCATGGTATCAGAATCCGTTGATGAGACAATCGTGCTGTACCTTATCGTCCAGACTGACTTTAGTTCCACCGTACTCTGGTAGGAGGACTTTCTCTCCCACCGTCACGCTAACCGGCTGCAGATTTCCTTTCtacaaaacaattttttttttttgaaaatcagACAAAAGTCACAAGTATCCAAAGAGCAACTATAAACCCTGACATTCCTCATAGACACTTCACTACAGtcatattctgtttgtttttaccgGGTTAACAGAGCCGGGTCCTACTGCCACCACTGTGGCCTGCAGCACTTTGCCTTGAGACTTCTCCGGCAGCATGATGCCGCCTTTTGTTACCGTCTCTGCGGTGAAGCGCTCCACCAGCACCCGGTCGAACAAGGGGAGGAATTTCCTGAAGGCCTGCGAGTTAccaagaaaggaaaaagaacgtaaataaaaagaaaaaaattacacTCACAATCAAAAGcttcttttattaaaatattgtAGAAACTCttaattctttttattttcgcattgtatgcctttattttgataggacagtggatagagtgagaaacagtgaggagagagagagaggggggaatgacatgctggaaaggagctacaggttggACTCtcacccgggccgcctgcttcaAGGACAAACACTTTTGTACATGGAGCTTGCAAACTGACCACTAAGCCAGCGGAGCCCCGTTGTTCAGCACTTGTACTTATGTCATGAAAGTTGAATCtaatttaataatattttatatGATTTGATGCTAATCCTTTCTTGGGTCCTTTTCAACTACgataacaaaaaacacacaagctcaAAGTTTGTGACCACAGAGATTCTCCGGTGCATTGCAGCAATGATTAAACCGTCATTATGGCCGCTCTGTGAGGGACGGGGGAGgtaagaggggggagaaagaggagggggggggggggggggggggggaggttagACGAGGTGAAAGAGAGCTTAACTTAAGACGGTGTCTGTGCAATTAATGAGCAGCTACTAGTCAGAGGCAGCTTTGTGAAATCAACGTTTTTTGCAAAAGTCAGaatgaaatgtaactttttgGGCGTGTTTAAAGGTTCAGACGAGGCCAAAAAGTTAAAAGCGGTAAAATGCATGAGGGGGGAGGAAAGGACAAGGGCGTTTGTGAGATTTATAACACCAGTTGTCAGCGCTCTGATAACAGCAGATGTATCGGTGACCTTGGCTGAAGGTTGTctgggagagagggggagggagttcaaacaaaaaagggggagggatgggggggggggggggggaaggacaGGTTCCAGGTTTGCTGAAAGATCCGATTCAGTTGTCGCTCTAAAGGGAGGCGGAGTCACATTCTCATTGTGACTGTTTGACCCCTGAGGCAGCGCGAAGGACACAGACCACCGCCGGAGCCATATTGGTGTTTTAGGAGATCAGTCAGTTACAAAATCCAAACACTGAGCCGTGATGATATCAGCCCTGACCTGACCTGTGAGGAAACGTGCTCCAGGTTTGTAAACGTCACGCGATAACGGTAACAAGGCCAGTTTGTTCAGTTCTCCAGAAGCTTCTCTGTGCCCTACTTTACGACACGTCGCTGAAGATGGTTATGTTTAATAACCTCAGAAATCGGGTGCTGgttagcctagcggttatgttttgtgccccatgtatagaggccgTGGTCCTCCACAttagcggccgtgggtttgaatccgaccttggcccttAGCTGCAtgtcctctctcactctctcctcccaacattttgATCTTGGTATCTCTGATCCCTGGACTGAAAACTGTAATCGCTGGATTTGAACACTTACAcctctcaacttttttttttttaatttctctttatTGAGACTTAAGACGTATTGTTAGGCTAACTTCTGgatgttcatgtttgtttgtgtttctatatatTGTTTGGGTATTTATCCTTACGTtggtttatttgctttgattacctgctgctgtaataacacaagtttgggatcaataaagtaaatctatggaccagaaaaataaagtattttttaatatgATAATATAATTGTAAGCCATGGGAGCTGCAGAGCTGTACTGGGTGAGTGGGCACAGGTAATACTGTGCCTGCACGTTCTGCTGGTGACGTCATGAAGAAGCGCAAAGCTGACTTTGGGAATCAAATGTGAGGGAGGCTTGCTGCTGGGCGTTTTGAGGCGGATTGGGGGTAAATTTAGAGGTAGGAAGTTAAGGGCCCTGATGAGATGACTTTTGTTCCTCTTCCCCCccaatttctttatttaaagaacaATAATGCACAAATACTTCAGGTAAATAGTCAGAATCACATGTGAGTCAAATGAAAGCGGGATTACAATAACATTATAACAGATAAAGTACACACaggaatgtaaaaatacaagctgatataaaatcaataaatcaatgaaGACGCATATGTAATTAgggaaatcatttaaaaagggGTCTCATAATCATTCATGAATGTGTTGCGTTTGTCTTTACTAATTAAAAAGGATTTCAGTGTAGGGGATTCAGGATGGGATCTGGAGAATTCCAGTTTTCagaccctgctgctgctgcgcatGCATAGGTCACATTATGAGGTCACAGCCTACGTAGCGGAAGCAGGAAGTGATGTAAACGTGCGTGTAACTCATGTTTTACTGATCAAGGGCATGCATGCTGCAACATTACACATGAATCTGCAGAcaggtttttaaacatgtgatcTGTGATTATAGTTAAACTAGTCTAAAACAGTCTGGACTGTGAGGATGCTTCATTCATGCGTCTGCTGCAGGAATGAATGTCACGACGCGTTTTTGAGCAGGATACTATGTCCTTGCACATCTGTGTAGGATCCCAGATGTCAGCTTGTTGACAGAAAACCGACTTAATGTAAAAGCAAAGTGCAGGAATGTGTGTTAATATTTAAGCCAGCAGCGAGTttgtagctgctgctgcacttTTGTAAGAGATTAATCTCCTGTGACAGTTTTATTTAATATATCATGGCATAAACACGCACCCAGTTGACCATATCCTCCCTTTCATACCCTGATTTATAACTGTTTGACCTTGTGATGAACATTACAGGTACCTTACACAAGTGAGCTAGCTGCTAACCGTGACTTAGGAGCCGTGTGGTCGCTGTTTACAGGACAACAGGAAGTATTcgtaataaataaaatacatttaaaatgagtttcTCACCATGTCTTGATGTGGAAGAGGTCTGAGAGCCGACGTGGAGCTGCTGAACCCCGGTTTCTTCTTGAGCGTGGATCTGACACACTGAAGGGGGAATCGCTCCACGTGAGGAAATATCCAGAACGTTTCTGCGCATGCGTACTCCCTGCCCCCAAACTTCTTCGCCTGACAGAAAATTCTATTACACCTACCGGTTTAAAACGACGAATAAAAACATCGATTCCCGCATAGAAACGTGACTTAAAACAATGAGTTCGAATATACACTTAATAATtctgcattttctttcattttcattcattttcagtcCGAGCAATGTTTCACAATGTcaactttgaccttttttttttcctccaatggCACACGAGAAATTTCTAGAATCGATTCGCCCCGGAACGAGCATTGACGTGAATTCTGCTTTAAAACGATTATAAAATGTGATTCTCGAAACTCAGACTATGATATATATTCAAAAGATGtgttcaaatgtgtttgttgtgttagtatgctaaaaaaaaaaaaagccaaaataagGCGGTTATTTAAGCTACTTTGCTGTTATTCAGATTCCGTGGCGAGCCGGTAAATTACCCGGATGTGATAGCCCATGTGCAGTCCCCTCTCAGTTGCACCACACCGATCTGTCCTCAAACGTACAGGCGTTATATCATTCCCTCCTGCAGACGTGCACCTCGCAGCAGCCAGAAGCTTTTCACCTCAAAAGTAAGTTCTGACATCTTACAAGACTCTAGCGCTTTAAAGTTTATATAACACTTTATAATTAAATCTGAACAGCGCTGCTTTTTTAGTGGCAAGATTTAGTGCTTCAGGAAAAGCTAGCTTGGGTAACTCCGAGCGGACAGAATTATCTTCATAACTGAGAGGACATTCATGCAAAACTGTCGCTAAATGTTCAGAATGGCTTCGAATTTGCTCtgtaaaggttttattttaaccACACACGGTTATTAAATTGGATTAAGTCGGTAATTAATGTCGTGACTGGTGTCTGTATGATGAAACCTCTCTTAATTAAAGAGCTGGGTACAACCtgaaacacaatgaaacacaatGACAGGCTTTAACAGTGTGAATGTGTCGTCGCGTGCACACAGGTGTTCAGCAGGTATAGCTCGATGACTCGCAGACGGTATGATATTCACACATGATGAAGCCGAGCAGTTCCGCACATGCTTTTACAATTTGACCTTGTGACGCACGACCTGAAGAGCACACGTGGGCTAACCAGGAACTGGATCAGCTATTCACTTTTATTAATCCacttaaatgttgatttaatcATCGTAGTaactgtttattatttattatctgtCCGTATGAAACACAAACTACGGATCGTTTAGTTTTATTCTTTAGTCTTTCATTCATAAATATTCTCTCTGTCCCagttttacacaaatgaaaaactttTTCGAACCCTAATGGGACGAAAACGAATTTCtgttgaatatatatttttattttttttcattcataaatatacttaaactagggctgtcaaatgattaaaaaattAACAGAATTAGCTAAAATTTAAAAGTTAATTGTatgttttaaattatattatttcacaatgtgtgatgtcataaggtggatattactttggactcgtcagctgagctgtctgagagtttgttaaagtgaattgagacgttcaaagatgcagcagtgtccttcttttacatcactgagactacagggagacactgaggacgactatctacagggagcctgaagggacaaaataacatgagattaatAGTGATTAAATAGTTAAtgcttagaagaggtcaaaatgccccagcaacacttgtagtaagaatatcaactttattaacaatttagactgacgcgtttcggctcgtggccttcatcaggctCATCCGATCCATTTTTAAATAGTAAAGGCTGACAGCCTTAATTTAGACACAACTCATTACTATAGGTGGCTGTTAGTTTGAGCCTCACTGGTGTTTATTTTACCCGATTGTATTGTTTCAAATAATACAGAAGAGTTTCTATACGTAATAAATCGGGTATGTTTGTGTAAAAGTGTCTCTTTGCGTCTCTCTGCTGCGTTCTTTGTGTTGTAGCAGCACCTTTTCATTGAAGGGGACAAACCTGATAATGTTTGACCAAGATGTCCATTCATCCACTGCTGGCTGTCACACCGCTTGATGCCACTAGGGGGGAGCGTGAACCTCTGTCGTCATGTGACAGtttgggaggagaggaggaagcttTAACTGGACGCTGATTTCATCACAGTTAATCATGAGTTGatgttgtgggttttttttttcctcccctcagATGTTTCGTCTACCAACAGTCATGAAGCAGGTGAGGCCTGTGTGCCGGGCGCTGGCTCCTCACCTCACACGAGGCTACGCTAAGGACGTGAAGTTTGGAGCTGATGCTCGCGCTCTCATGCTGCAGGGAGTCGACCTGCTGGCGGACGCTGTGGCCGTCACCATGGGTCCAAAGGTAATGTGTGGATTATGGATTATTAAATCTGCATGTACTACTACTGATTCATTTGGTGTTGAATAATTTCTACACCTGCAAATATTGTTTATGTAACAATAATAATAGCAGTGATGGGTCCAGCATGCAAACTATTGACTGCAGACTTTAGATTTAATTCCAGCTGTAGGTAACGAGAGTCCGAAACATCGTCCGCACAAAATGATCACTTCCCTGTATCCACAGTTTTTTAACGCCAAGGCGTGTTGGACTGCTTGATCACTTAACTGTCTCTGTCATCTTCAGGGTCGCAACGTCATCATCGAGCAGAGCTGGGGCAGCCCGAAGGTCACCAAGGACGGCGTGACTGTGGCCAAGAGCATCGACCTGAAGGACAAGTACATGAACATCGGCGCCAAGCTGGTGCAGGACGTGGCCAACAACACCAACGAGGAGGCCGGAGACGGCACCACCACCGCCACCGTGCTCGCTCGGGCCATCGCCAAGGAGGGCTTTGACACCATCAGCAAAGGCGCCAACCCCGTGGAGATCCGCCGCGGAGTCATGATGGCTGTGGAACACATCATTAATGAGCTGAAGAAGCTCTCCAAGCCTGTCACAACCCCCGAGGAGATCGCACAGGTAAAGAGAGGACGCAGCGCTGCACACGTTGAGCCGACGCTTCAGACgcttttaataaataaaataataaaaatgtttccttatCGTCCTCAAGGTTGCTACAATCTCGGCCAATGGAGATGTAGAGATTGGAACCATCATCTCCAACGCCATGAAGAAAGTCGGCAGGAAGGGAGTCATCACAGTCAAGGTTTGTTTCACACGCAGgttaacatatttttatttagatGATGTCATAACCTGCCTGAGGAGGGCACGATAAAGAGGGGAGACGCCACGTCTAAAGTTTGAATCATTCTTTATTTAACCAAAGCGGACCGAACTACTGCATGTTTTTAGAACGTTTATTTCCCGGTCAGACACGgcgcaaagaggatgtgggaacaagacacgatccgtaaGCTACGGGGAATATCAGACATTTAGAAAACAGCGCCGATGATGTCAACAAcgtctttctgaaaagttaagAGATTTTAAACTTGAGCTCTCGGAGCGGCCGCTCGGCGCTGCTCTCTGTCTTTGGGTggccgctttctgctgcaaacgctctccttgttgaaaacaattgaaaaaaagacgctggagCTCAGAggaaaaacgctaggtggacatgAGGCTGTAGTGAGCTGCAATGAAAGCTCAGGTTGGAGACCTGCGTCCAAGACAATCACAATGAAAACATTACCTGATGACACGGCTGGGGCATCacgataaaaacaaatattcacgTGTTTCAAACGCAGAGAGTTTAGCAAACATGAACAAACTGAACCGTGTGAAAAGACGACTCAGAACAGAATGTGAACAGCAGACAGATATGAAGATATGAATGATGCTGCCATGACATGGGGATTGAAAGCTCGGGATTCTTTGCCAGACCTTTTTAGGAGGTCCAAGATCCTTACGAGCCAACGTTTATCTGTAATGAGTCTGATAGAGGATCAGATTATGAGAGAGAATCTGAGGTGAAAACATCTCATCTCGCCGCAGAGCCCGCGGGAGATCGCTTCACCGAGCTGAAAGAAGAAACTCAAAGACAATAAAGAATTTGAATCCAGCTGTGACTCCTCTATCGGCCTCTTCAgaagttaaacacagaaagaggaaataaaaagagaacatgaTCAAACCTTCAGAGGTTAGACGTCCAGACTGCATGGCCGGGGATGCTCTCTCTAAATTACTCGATCGTTTCTCGTCTTAAGAGTCTTAAAGTTACTGCTCGATTTACAAGTCTTAGTGACCGTGTTAATGATGGATTACCTGTTCTGCAGACGATAAATCCTGTTTATGTGAAGACACTAAACTTGTGTTAACCTCTCAGGACGGGAAAACTCTGCACGATGAGCTGGAGATCATCGAGGGCATGAAGTTCGACCGCGGTTACATCTCCCCTTACTTCATCAACACCGCCAAAGGTGAGCACGCTCGTCCTGAACCTGTgcattattaatattattattacacaATAAGTCATGTGTCCCTATAACGAATCTGGTTTCTCCGCTTTGCAGGTCAGAAGGTCGAGTTCCAGGACGCCTACCTGCTGCTGAGCGAGAAGAAGATCTCCAGCGTGCAGAGCATCGTGCCGGCTCTGGAGATCGCCAACCAGCACCGCAAACCGCTGGTGATCGTGGCTGAAGATGTGGACGGGGAGGCGCTCAGCACGCTCGTCCTCAACAGGTACTTAATGTTTACTCTCTCATCTCTACTGGGCTTAACCGGGGAGCCGGTGGCCTAGGTTAGGTCGCCTCCCGTGCACAGAGGATATAGTCCGCGGATGAGTTTAAGTCCattctgtggctcctttcccacactctctctctctccctgattactCATGAATACTTCAACTTATTTTGCAGGCTGAAGGTCGGTCTGCAGGTAGTGGCTGTTAAAGCTCCCGGCTTTGGAGACAACAGGAAGAACCAGCTGAGGGATATGGCCGTCGCCACCGGGGGCACTGTAAGTCCACTTTTAAACCTCAAGGAACTGATCATGTCTTTGCTACTTTATGGGACCCTCTGACATTAAACCTGGGGGCGACTTCAAACATGACCTCCACTTGTCCCTTTGGGTGATCCGTGTCCCCGACGTTCACTCCAGAGCTTGATTTGTTACCCAGTTAACAGCAGGTAGACTTAGCAAACACCTGGCTGTCAATTAATGACATTCATGACCAGTGTGTGTTTCACCTATTCTTCCTTTGCATCAGAATCTGTGATCAGTGTGTGACTTCAAATATGCACTTCTGCTCTCTATAAAAGTATTTATCTTGTCCGTTCTGCAGGTGTTTGGAGAGGATACTCTGGGCGTCGCTCTCGAGGACATCCAGGCTCACGACTTTGGTAAAATCGGCGAGGTGCAGATCACCAAAGACGACACCCTGCTGCTGAAGGGAGGAGGAAACCCCGGCGATGTCGAGAAGCGTGCGGCGGAGATCATCGAGCAGCTGGAGAGCACCACAAGCGACTACGAGAAGGAGAAACTCAACGAGAGGCTCGCCAAGCTGTCGGACGGCGTCGCTGTTCTCAAGGTTTGTCTCGGACACGATGACAGAGGGTTACACACTTCTTTATTAACGCAGTTCAAC is a window of Labrus mixtus chromosome 13, fLabMix1.1, whole genome shotgun sequence DNA encoding:
- the hspe1 gene encoding 10 kDa heat shock protein, mitochondrial, translated to MAFRKFLPLFDRVLVERFTAETVTKGGIMLPEKSQGKVLQATVVAVGPGSVNPKGNLQPVSVTVGEKVLLPEYGGTKVSLDDKDYFLFRDGDILGKYVE
- the hspd1 gene encoding 60 kDa heat shock protein, mitochondrial produces the protein MFRLPTVMKQVRPVCRALAPHLTRGYAKDVKFGADARALMLQGVDLLADAVAVTMGPKGRNVIIEQSWGSPKVTKDGVTVAKSIDLKDKYMNIGAKLVQDVANNTNEEAGDGTTTATVLARAIAKEGFDTISKGANPVEIRRGVMMAVEHIINELKKLSKPVTTPEEIAQVATISANGDVEIGTIISNAMKKVGRKGVITVKDGKTLHDELEIIEGMKFDRGYISPYFINTAKGQKVEFQDAYLLLSEKKISSVQSIVPALEIANQHRKPLVIVAEDVDGEALSTLVLNRLKVGLQVVAVKAPGFGDNRKNQLRDMAVATGGTVFGEDTLGVALEDIQAHDFGKIGEVQITKDDTLLLKGGGNPGDVEKRAAEIIEQLESTTSDYEKEKLNERLAKLSDGVAVLKIGGTSDVEVNEKKDRVTDALNATRAAVEEGIVPGGGCALLRCIPSLDEIKAANSDQKIGVDIIRRALRIPAMTIAKNAGVEGSLVVEKILQGSAELGYDAMLGEYVNMVEKGIIDPTKVVRTALLDAAGVASLLSTAEAVVTEIPKEEKEMPGGGMGGMGGMGGMGGMGGMGF